A single region of the Streptomyces sp. NBC_01262 genome encodes:
- a CDS encoding sigma-70 family RNA polymerase sigma factor: MAEAEGFEDITPTAVEAGDTDAYALVYAEQHPRLVAYARTLTRNTWQAEDLVAEAHFRVWRRLSGGHRIDNVPAYLATTLRNLATTVGAAAAREIPQDPGTGIGIGQQRTTADDAANDPAQRVAYVDLLGDVLKQLPERWVRALWLAEAEDQPLEAVGRELGTNRNATAVLLSRAREGLRQAFLRAQPGTPADAACADFWDRMPAHVRDVDSPRHAAALRAHTETCEDCRARMLLLMQANNRLPALVGPALLVLVGGGALRFLAAAGAGAGAGAGAAAVAGAGKAGGVGGGVGGGVGGAGGAAGGSLGGSAVAAGVAGIAVVAAAIAVTVAMATGGSRPTLVERAADDNPSVTAAAGQSAQPAPGVSASSTATTTSTPSTSSTPTGAPAALTATSVPPLAVLPSASSSSPSSVVTTAPATATPTATTTTTATATASSTPEPTATAEPTASASAPEETPKPTATAYPSETAQPSPSPTPEPTESAPVCRPHHGNAYAYGYGNGNAAKHCQRPPRDRD; encoded by the coding sequence ATGGCTGAGGCCGAGGGCTTCGAAGACATAACCCCCACCGCCGTCGAGGCCGGGGACACCGACGCCTATGCCCTCGTCTACGCGGAGCAGCACCCGCGGCTGGTCGCCTACGCCCGCACCCTGACACGCAACACCTGGCAGGCCGAGGACCTCGTCGCCGAGGCCCACTTCCGCGTCTGGCGGCGGCTGTCGGGCGGACACCGCATCGACAACGTGCCCGCCTACCTGGCCACGACCCTGCGGAACCTCGCCACGACCGTCGGCGCCGCGGCGGCCCGCGAGATCCCTCAGGACCCCGGTACCGGCATCGGAATCGGCCAGCAGCGGACGACGGCCGACGACGCGGCCAACGACCCCGCGCAGCGCGTCGCGTACGTCGATCTGCTCGGCGACGTCCTCAAGCAGCTCCCCGAACGGTGGGTCCGCGCCCTGTGGCTCGCCGAGGCCGAGGACCAGCCCCTGGAAGCGGTCGGCCGTGAACTCGGCACCAACCGCAACGCCACGGCCGTGCTGCTCAGCCGGGCCCGCGAAGGCCTGCGGCAGGCCTTCCTGCGCGCGCAGCCGGGAACGCCCGCAGACGCGGCCTGCGCCGACTTCTGGGACCGGATGCCCGCACACGTACGGGACGTCGACTCGCCCCGGCACGCGGCGGCGCTGCGCGCCCACACCGAGACCTGTGAGGACTGCCGGGCCCGGATGCTGCTGCTGATGCAGGCCAACAACCGGCTGCCGGCGCTGGTCGGCCCGGCGCTGCTGGTGCTGGTCGGCGGCGGCGCGCTGCGCTTCCTGGCGGCGGCCGGAGCGGGGGCGGGCGCCGGTGCCGGTGCCGCCGCGGTGGCGGGCGCCGGGAAGGCCGGGGGCGTGGGAGGCGGTGTCGGCGGCGGCGTGGGCGGTGCGGGCGGTGCGGCCGGCGGGTCGCTCGGCGGCTCCGCGGTGGCCGCCGGGGTCGCGGGCATCGCGGTGGTTGCCGCGGCGATCGCGGTCACCGTGGCCATGGCGACCGGCGGTTCCAGGCCGACGCTCGTGGAACGGGCCGCCGACGACAATCCGTCGGTGACGGCGGCGGCCGGGCAGTCGGCGCAGCCCGCGCCGGGGGTGAGTGCGTCGAGCACGGCGACCACGACAAGCACCCCGAGCACATCGAGCACGCCGACCGGCGCTCCCGCCGCGCTGACGGCCACCTCGGTCCCGCCGCTCGCGGTGCTGCCGTCGGCCTCCTCTTCGTCCCCTTCCTCCGTCGTCACCACGGCTCCGGCAACGGCCACACCGACGGCTACGACTACGACTACGGCTACGGCCACCGCGAGCTCGACCCCCGAACCGACCGCCACCGCCGAGCCCACGGCCTCGGCCTCGGCGCCCGAGGAGACCCCGAAGCCGACCGCGACCGCCTACCCGTCCGAGACGGCACAGCCCTCGCCGTCCCCGACGCCGGAGCCGACCGAGAGCGCCCCGGTCTGCCGGCCGCACCACGGCAACGCCTACGCGTACGGCTACGGGAACGGCAACGCCGCCAAGCACTGCCAACGGCCCCCGCGAGACCGCGACTGA
- a CDS encoding SsgA family sporulation/cell division regulator, which translates to MLTDIDHIVQVRLCAPGAGDQEVSATLRYHREDPLAVCLTFPASVSLDGTDVTWTFARGLLAAGLRAPSGDGDVHVWPYGLRRTMIELRAREGIALIDLAVADVRAFLSRSYEAVPAGAEVRHMDVDAVLAALLGDE; encoded by the coding sequence ATGCTCACCGACATCGATCACATCGTGCAGGTCCGTCTCTGTGCACCCGGCGCCGGAGACCAGGAGGTCAGCGCCACCCTGCGCTACCACCGTGAGGACCCGCTGGCCGTGTGCCTGACCTTCCCCGCCTCGGTGTCCCTGGACGGCACGGACGTCACCTGGACCTTCGCCCGCGGCCTCCTCGCCGCCGGGCTGCGCGCCCCGTCGGGCGACGGCGATGTGCACGTGTGGCCGTACGGGCTGCGCCGCACGATGATCGAGCTGCGGGCGCGCGAGGGCATCGCCCTCATCGACCTGGCCGTCGCGGATGTGCGCGCCTTCCTGTCCCGGTCCTACGAGGCCGTGCCCGCCGGCGCGGAGGTCCGGCACATGGACGTGGACGCCGTGCTGGCGGCGCTGCTGGGGGACGAGTGA